From the Echeneis naucrates chromosome 7, fEcheNa1.1, whole genome shotgun sequence genome, the window cagcACCCCCcctcagtgaaacacaaacaggactcCGACAGggaaaaacacagctgctgcactgctgccatCTACTGCTCAGTAAGGGTAGGGTCCACATAGACCAGATAACAAGCTTTAATACCAGacagctgggaaaaaaataacattcaaaCACTGCACTGTgaagaaggaggcagaggaggagaagaagaagaagaagaagaatggctTTAGGTAAATCTCATAAATCAGAAACGTTTTTAGTGAAGTCTTTGGTCACATCAGATGGTCTAAATATTCTGTCAATATGTTGTACACAGATATTTTTGACTTGTCAGGAAAGTAGGTATAAAAAGATGCTTTTATAAGTATAGTACACGTTTTACACTATTCAGATAGATTGATAAAAAGTAATACAAGTAAAGTAATACAAGAAACCCGCCATGGTATGCAtagggaaaataaaaactcaggataaaatttgaaaatattggccagtaaaatagaaaaaacaacTATGTGCCTATACTATGCATACATGAGTAGTTAATGTTATTATTGCCCATTAAACGAACAAAGTAATCGAATAAACATTAGTAATAATTGATAATCCTTTGCAAATAGTTTTTCTTCGTTTTATTGCTGCTTTAGGGTGTTCACTCATTCCTTCACTTCAAGAGCAGtaatatttttcaaattccAAGCCGTCTTGCATGGACATCATGTCTAAAATGTTTGTTAGGCTCATCAGTGATGGTCGAGTCAGAGTTTAGTGATCCAGCAGCAGCATTGTCCACATGCAGGAGGATCCAGTCTGCTGCTGATCCTGCTGCTCCGCCGCACAGGCACAACACTCATCATGGCGCATGCGCACTCGGCCCTGTTGTTGAGTTTGTTATGACAAGTGGAGGCCTCGGACTAAATTAGGAGCGCAGCCCCCCCTCCTTGTGTGTCCGGGCAAAGCCACGATGGAGGGcatggacctggacctggacctggaccaggagcttATGCAGAAATTCAGCTGCATGGGTACGACGGACAAAGATATCCTGATATCGGAATTTCAGAGGCTGCTCGGGTTTCAGCTAAACCCCGCCGGATGCGCCTTCTTCCTGGACATGACCAACTGGTGAGCTCGGGGACTTGTTTGGCCTGCTGGGTGGTTAATGTTAGATAATAGATCCCACCGTTCACTTAACTCGCTCTCTGCACGGCGGTATCCTCACAATACGAAGActttcagaaaaacagacaaagaaaaaatgggAGGCAGTGATACACTTCGTCGTGACTTTACGTTAGGTATGTAAACATGGAGACTGTGACAGCTAACGACGTTGTAGTAACGTAACTAGCTGAGTCAGTGTGTCTCCGACTTCTGACTGCCAGAGACGGATTTTAGCGTAAGGTAGCTTAGAGGGgctttaaatgataaataattgGCTAGCAGGttttgttattgtattttattaacataaaaaatatgtgtttttattacttttacgTGAAAGTTCATTCCTGTTTGTTCAGGTTGTCGACCAGAGTTAGCTAGCGGGTCACCACTTTTGCATCATGCTAGTTACCAGGTTATTACATCACTGATCTCCGCCTATAAATaattgtcattttttatttttacagtcttcttttttaaaaaaaatatctaatttaTCTATGTGACGACCAATGTCAGACCCCCTTTACTTTCGTTGTCGATTGGCAAGATGTTCGAAATGTCTATTGCTCCCTCGATCGCTTCAGTTTATTACGTAATATCCAAGAAACAACGCACAGGCCAGTTCATGACACACAGCGGTTGTGCAAGCCTGGTGAATATTTACCCCTGTTTCTCTGCACTAAAGGGTATTCACGTGTCTTTTACCGCTAATGGAACTACTTAATAAACTGTAATTGCACAGAACCCTTTTCAAATGTGCTTGAttctttaaataaacaaataaataaataccacatAAGCAGTGTCCTTGCTATGAGtgattattcaaaaaaaaaaaaataataaagacagGAAGGCCATTCTGAAATCTTCCCCCAGAAGACATTTTGCTGGAGCACATTAATTGTAAAGAAAAGTGTCAATGGGCAGTGCAGCCTGGGGAGGGATCATGTGTTGCAGTGAAACAGCTCCTCTGCAATGagctttctaaaaataaaaactcttgGTTTCTGGATGACCAACATGTCACGGGAAGCACCCAGCCTGAATCTCTTAAGATCTGCAAATACCTCAGTTGTTTCCAACAATATATATGTTTCAACCAGtcagtaaaaatgttaaaacatgcTGTTATGAGtggtttaatattttttttaattacagatAATACTACTACtgctaacaataataataatattgttgTCGTGTGAATAGTAATTTTCTCCCATGGATCCATATTTATTCATCCTATGCTCCACAATAgcttaattaatttttaattggTGTTGTAAAAGTCACCTGTTTCTGTGGTTTCCTACTCAAAGCTCAAAGGTTTGTCATCATATtgtaaagtttaaataaaagctgttgggacaaatttaaaaagttgatacaatgtgggtttttttaatttcttttttttttctttaactttgaaataaatgtcCACATGTGGTACAAACCCAGGAAAGGACATTAGCTGTCTATAGATCCCATTGGCCTAAGCTTAAGGGTTTTTAACTGTTTGCATTTCTTACTCCATTTTAGAGTTGTACTGACCACCTggtttttttcttgtgttgttaCAGGAATTTGCAGGCAGCCATTGGAGCCTACTATGACTTTGAGAGTCCCAACATCAGTGCGCCGTGCATGTCCTTTGTGAAAGATGTGACAATTGGAGAGGGTGAATCAGTTCCACCTGACACACCTTTTACAAAGACCTGGAGGATACAGAACACAGGTAAGTGCTGGAGTACATACCGCAGTGCCAATTCTTgaccatgtaaatgtaaaattgttGCACTCACATATTACGCCAACATCTGTGTATCTTCAGGCGCAGAATCTTGGCCTCCAGGGGTTTGTCTGAAGTATGTTGGGGGAGATCAGTTTGGCCATGTTAACATGGTGATGGTGCGCTCTCTGGACCCCCAGGAAATGACGGATGTTAGTGTACAAATGCACAGCCCTGTATCTCCTGGCATGTATCAGGGTCAGTGGAGAATGTGCACAGCTACAGGACTTTACTACGGAGGTAAGGACAACAACCTTCACACCAAAGAAACATGAGAATTTTTGCTTCTCAATAAATATTGTATCGtgaaaaaacagactgaaatgagTTATCAATTAGTGTAAAATAATAAGCAACTATTTTGataatttaaaatagcaaaacaCTGGTTCCAGTTTCTAAAATGTGAGGATGTGCTGCCCTTctcttttatattatttaattttatttgtttgttttttttttgtttattcaaagaTGTCACCCTTGGATATTTTTTACAGTTAGCAATAGTTGCAGTTTGgtgatgctttttaaaattcCTAATTTACTGAGATGACAGCTAATGCTTAATTGCAGAAGGCTGACCTGTTAAATCTCataatcaaaacatttttgcttatTTAAGGAGCACACAGTTGAGCCTGTTGTTGTGTATACATGTTATGTTTAATAAACAGATTGTCACTAATAAAGTAATATTGACATTACCATTGGAGAGCAGCCTCATCCATTTTAAGATTTGTCATCACAAGTATGGAGCTGGTGGGTTCAATGTGGCCATTTTTTTATCTCGCTGACCTGCAAATATATACAGCCAAGTACTGCAGTTGAAGCAGAAGGTAGCAGTCATTACTGAAGATGAAGTGCTGTAAAATTTAGTGCACATTAAATTCAGTGGGAAAATGATTTGGAAttctaataacacaaaaatgtaattaaaaggCATTCAGATTTATGTTGTCCTGGAAGTGCAAGTGTATCATGGAAGCCAACAGGAAATCCCCCATGACTTGCCCACTTACAAATTAAACAGCTGAGGGCTAAATTCTACTTCAACTTAATATTTAATTGACATGTTAATAGCGGTAATTCCTCTCCTTTGACAATCAGAGCTTTAGTGGCTTAAAGAGGGGAAAGGGCTTGAATTTTAAAAGTTGTAGTCTGTATCAATGAAATTCAGTGGAATATTGTGATTTACTGTTTTAGGTCAATCtgattgttgtgtttcagtaagGTAGTGTTGGTGGCTGTGTGTATTTCTAACACACTATTACTCTTGACAGATGTAATTTGGGTGATTCTGAGTGTGGAGGTTGGGGGTCTCCTTGGcgtcacacagcagctgtcctCTTTCCAAGCTGAGTTCAACACCCAGCCTCACCGCAGCTTGGAAGGAGACTATAATCCCTTTGCctctccagagaaaagcaagTGCcccaacagcagcaacaacaacagcctccACGATGACAGCGGTCTAAGGGTTGCAGAGGAGCACTGGCAGGAAAGCCCTAACCAGCGACAGCAAGATCAAAATGGACTTTCACACAACTCTGTGGATATAGTAGCAAACAGTCTACAAAGCAATCTTTCAGTAGTCTCTTATAACCAGGTAAGTAATATCATGGGAAAAGATTCTTCACTGAGCTGAATCATGGTTTGGGATAATTCCTTTCTCTAGTTTTATATAAGTATCTTCAAATACCTGAAAGTAAGTAAACAAATTGTTGCATTTAATGTATTAAGAAAGAAGACAATATGGACGGCATTGCAGATAATTCTTGCACGCATAAATGTACCTAGGAGTGCCTGTGGTAGTTAATAAGTAAATGCTTTACAATGGCTTTTCTTAGAAAACTATTTCAGATTTCAATTCGCAGCAATGCTGATTCATCACATAAACTTCCAGTATGTAAAAACAGTCAGTTGTCTTTGCCAGTGTAAGTTTTGAGCTGCCAGCCAACTTTATGAAAGCCCCAAAATAAGCTGATTCACAGTCACATATACAACGGGATGttcaaaacttaaaaacagtaaaaaggAATCTTTTGTCAAAATGGGTTCAGATGAACTCTCTGTCAACTAATCATTATTGCTGTACAGCGAAGTGTAATGACGTGATATGtgcaataaatatatataaaaattggTCTATTATTGCAGTACATAAAGACCTGAGACTGTTAAGGTGTACGATTAACCCTTTATGTCTTATTCAGGCAATGTCTTTAACATCTCGGATCTCCTTACAGGGTATACAGGAGTCCTATCCTTTTGGCCACTCTTAAAACATGGGACTTGCCCCAGTAAAGCAGCACTAAACTGTACCTCTGGAATTCATCACaccaagaaagagaaagaagaggctTTATCAGAAGCTGGTGGAAAGTGTGGAAATTCAAAAACACTTTATGCAAAATCCGGCTACACTAAGAGAAAGCATAAGACAACGCTCCTGACGTGCAGCTCGTCTAACATCCTACACCACTGTATGCACGTGTGAATGCTAAGTTAAAAATGAGTGCTATGAGAATTTTGAgtgatattcttttttttttttttttttttttttttttttagttgtcagtgcaaatgaaacaatgatGACAGAGGTGtatatttgtgatattttgtgtATCTATGTGTGCATTGCACAACCTGAAAGAGAGACTTTGGAGGAAAAGCCATTTATTTTGCCAACTGATTCTCCAGTTTCTGCTTTGACTATATTGATGGGATTTCTAAACCAGTTTCCtttaattaaatctaataaTATGGGTTTTCATCAGTAATTTTTAATATTACAGTCACTTTTCACCTTAATTcattcaacaaagaaaaatagtGACTTCTTCCAGAAATGTCTATTTGGTTGCTTTCAATTTAGCAATTAATTAGCAATTCAATTTATGTGTTTCTCAACATTAGACTTGTGTATGGTtggaaatcatttttattgcagcagcagttttagatagaatgcagtttttttttccagtggagGGAGTCAGTCACTTCTCTGAGAAGAAGACAGTAGAAACCCAATTTACGGTTTGGCTCTCAGTCCAGATTATAGAAgtttcatctatttatttattttattggcaTGAAATTTCATTAAGTCTTGTGGGACAGTCAGTGATTCTTCTTATCCACTGATTTATCTATAAAATACAAGGAGTATATCATAATTGGTGATAATGAGTATTAGCGACTTCCCGAGTCATTGTGTTGCAATAACAGCACCCGATGACAGGATAAATGAAGGACATTGATTGCAGCCATATAActcaaaacatcataaaaaagaATGCATATTTTGGTCGCCCTGCtctgaattttcattttaaagctgttatGGACTTGGCTATGGGTTTTTAAGTGGAATGTATCTGATGATTGTAGAGGCTCAAGTTTTTAGGAAACATTAATCTAACCAAAGGATCTACTTTGTATATTTGCATtgacccatttttttttttttttttttttgactgattCTGTTCTGCATCTTCCCGGTCATATTTAAcctgtttcattatttcagattCAAAGTTAACCACAgcattaaaagaagaaataaaaacaagtggCAGTATCATAATTTCCTGAGTGAAAGTACACAATGCAGTAATAATTCCTAAAAGGCTAATCTATGCAGTATTGGGACCTCTATGGTAATGTGTGTGCATACTTATCCTCTCCACAAGAACAGTTAAGTCCTGAAGGGTTTATCAACTCTGATTTTATCTGTCATCCAAAGCCAGTGTGTTAGACCGAGCTGTCAgataaccccccaccccccccccaccaccaccaactgTAAGCCCCAGGGTTTCTGAGCTGAACAACACGACAACACCAGCCtattcaacaacaacatgttGTAAGAATCTTTGGGCTCTTTGCTATGTTACAGaatggtgtgtgttttctgtgcaaaAAAAGTTAATGGATCAATGTGGCTTCCTACTGTTGGTGTCAATTCATCAAGtgcattttgttctttgtgaaATGTCTCTTTAGAGTTTTCTTCTGGCCAGATTGCAGAATGAATCAGTTGGCATTAGACTCCTACAACAGCACATTTATGAGAGTGAGGAGAGTgcaaacagatggagaggagatGGAAGCTTTTTGTTCTTGTATGTATGTTTGATGAATGTTTGTAAGATTAAATTATCACTTTAAACTGAAATCCTGGACTCATGTcatatttgtgcagcagatGTCAGGACTGACGTCCTGTTTTTATGGAGCtttaacacctttttttttctttctcaaaagATTTTTTGAGACATTGACATTTAACCTCTTAGTTACTTGTCTATCCCATTCAGTAATTTTAGGCATTAAACGCTTTAGttattttgaaatcttttaaatgatattaaaaTACCATTAATGACATTAATCGCATTTTATGGCACAGTTGCAGATTTAATCAGATGGTACAAATGATTACGTAAGATATCACAAATGTGCTTtaaagataaatacattttaacattaagtTACAAGGATCAATTCCATAACTCTCCATATTTATGTACTATACGTTAACTGAACAGCTGCTGCTTGGCTCATCAAATTTTTACAAACTGGAAGAACAATgaattttcttctgtgttgATGTGCAAAAACTAAACTCAGATTTAGGGTACATAGACCAGAAGATGAACAAAAAGCTCATGTGATGAGGTTTTCACTCCTTTTGTTGCACAGGAGGTGTCAGATTACATGTGAGCCTGGAGGTTTACTGGTCAAACGcagcattttctcctttttgttgtgtttgttataCCCCCCTCCTCACT encodes:
- the LOC115046201 gene encoding uncharacterized protein C6orf106 homolog isoform X2, with the translated sequence MEGMDLDLDLDQELMQKFSCMGTTDKDILISEFQRLLGFQLNPAGCAFFLDMTNWNLQAAIGAYYDFESPNISAPCMSFVKDVTIGEGESVPPDTPFTKTWRIQNTGAESWPPGVCLKYVGGDQFGHVNMVMVRSLDPQEMTDVSVQMHSPVSPGMYQGQWRMCTATGLYYGDVIWVILSVEVGGLLGVTQQLSSFQAEFNTQPHRSLEGDYNPFASPEKSKCPNSSNNNSLHDDSGLRVAEEHWQESPNQRQQDQNGLSHNSVDIVANSLQSNLSVVSYNQGIQESYPFGHS
- the LOC115046201 gene encoding uncharacterized protein C6orf106 homolog isoform X3; this encodes MEGMDLDLDLDQELMQKFSCMGTTDKDILISEFQRLLGFQLNPAGCAFFLDMTNWNLQAAIGAYYDFESPNISAPCMSFVKDVTIGEGESVPPDTPFTKTWRIQNTDVIWVILSVEVGGLLGVTQQLSSFQAEFNTQPHRSLEGDYNPFASPEKSKCPNSSNNNSLHDDSGLRVAEEHWQESPNQRQQDQNGLSHNSVDIVANSLQSNLSVVSYNQVSNIMGKDSSLS
- the LOC115046201 gene encoding uncharacterized protein C6orf106 homolog isoform X1 translates to MEGMDLDLDLDQELMQKFSCMGTTDKDILISEFQRLLGFQLNPAGCAFFLDMTNWNLQAAIGAYYDFESPNISAPCMSFVKDVTIGEGESVPPDTPFTKTWRIQNTGAESWPPGVCLKYVGGDQFGHVNMVMVRSLDPQEMTDVSVQMHSPVSPGMYQGQWRMCTATGLYYGDVIWVILSVEVGGLLGVTQQLSSFQAEFNTQPHRSLEGDYNPFASPEKSKCPNSSNNNSLHDDSGLRVAEEHWQESPNQRQQDQNGLSHNSVDIVANSLQSNLSVVSYNQVSNIMGKDSSLS